GCCAAAACATAGCTCATAGCATTGCTCGGGATGTTTTGCATTCAAGATGAGCTTGTCAGCAAAGAATCACCTCTACAAGGGATGCCTCTGGCAGCCTGGGGCAGTTAAGGTGCATGATAAaagccagcccagctcctctctctctcatccacttctcttgcctccttctccttgggagtcAGGTTAGTTTGaagccccttctccttctctgctttctctaaAAGGAGTTCTCACTTCAGCTGACCTCTCAGCTGAGACTGGCTTTGttctctgccagctgccagcTCGTGGGTCTGCTTGTcatgggagggggaagcagggagaAGGTTAGACATGGAGGGAGGCTGGGATTGTGCTGAGGTGGCTTCTGGACTCAGGGGCCAGGCAGTAGCTGCATAGGAGCTGGTGGCTCTTTTTGGGCCCTGTCAGAACGAGGCCAAGAAGTCCTCACATTCTTGGCACAGCCTCCGTATCCCAGCTCTGCATGTTGTTTGTCTCCCTCATGGTGATGTGACGGGCTGCTCCTCACACATCCCCTTGTTttgcttcctccctgccttctctcccaggtgcacctccgaagccaagacatgtcctgctatgACCAGTGTCAGCCCTGCCAaccctgccggccctgtggcccgaccccactggccaacagctgcaatgagccctgtgtcaggcagtgccagaactccaccgtcgtcattgagcctcctgctgtggtggtgaccctgcccggccccatcctcagctccttcccacagaacaccgttgtgggatcctccaccaccgctgccgttggcagcatcctcagctgtgatggagtgcccatcacctctgggtgctgtgaccttTCCTGCATTTCCAGACGCTACTGTGGCAGCAGATGCCCCCCCTGCTAAACATGCTGACAATGGCTCCCCGTAAGGACCCCTTGGAACTCAGAACATGGTGCTGGACAGAGGATCCGACTTCATGCCATTTGTTTTAAGAGCAGCTGAACATCTCTGACTCTCCCTGCAAGGACAGACATGAATACGCTGACCTGGGCTCTCTGAAAACACAGTCAATATTTACCTTTCCTGTCCTCCGTtcaccctttttttctcttttctttgatgtCTGGTGCTTCCCTCAAAGCTTTGTTGTGAAGACCCCAGAAATCAGCCTGGAGGGACCTGCTAGcctgcctttctctgctgggCAGGTCAACAGATGCCCTGTGGGAACTCTGCCACAGGAAATGGGGAACACATTCTTgtctgctccttctgctccccacGCTGGGGGCCTCCACTTGGAATGACCTCATTTCcctctttagactcattaaacaATTGATGCAACCCCGCCTGTGCCCTTTACATGATCTTTCCATCTGCACTCTGACTGTGGAGGGAGAAAGCCATTGCTTTGTGGTAGGAATCAGGTGAGGGCACAGGGGAACCCTTCATCACTCCTAGAGGCATTGGAGGGTGGGACACACTGCAGGGAATCCCCTTTCAGGCACTGCCTCTTGAAGCTGAAGAAGACATCCCTGGTTACTCCACAGCCAACGGCCATCAGTCCTtgccttgctgcagctctgctcagaaATAGCCCCTTGGCCATGGACCATGTCATGTGAAAGGGAATCCTGACAACTCTTGTCCTCCAGAGAGGAACTGTGGGCATGTGGGAGGCCTGGGAGGTCTGCAGTCCCACAAGCTCTTGGGGAAGAGTGCTCCTCTTGCTTTgggtggagctgtgctgggcaagGAGGCTCAGAAGACCATGTTCCCAAAGCATGGCAGGAACTGGGAATGGGTGAATAGCCTTGGGGATGGCCCACATTGCCTACTCCACCTGCCCCTTCCTTCCATCACCTGATCTAGGGGACATGGTCAGTATGCCATGGCACgagcagcagggacagcttcCCCATGCAATTCTATCACCCTCTAGCATCTGGCATGTTTCATCTGTTGCCCAGATATGTAGGGCTGAGGTGTTCACAAGTTCCTATTGGTATCAGCTACAGCAGGCCACTCACTGGAGTCCCCTGCCCAGTGAACCCAACACCCCTTGGGTGAAGGCAGGCCTAGGACTATGACCTGGTGCCCAAAGATGCAACACTGCTCTGTGCTGACCCAGGTGAATAGGGTCGCAGTTTGGGAGACGGATAGTTGTAAGCAACTGTtagaaacaggaggacagagagcactgcacattggttgggtaaaggGCCCTGATTGTTCGACCTCGATCAAGGCctaattcaaccaacaggtagatagcctcacgtcGCTGTagcaaattgatattgtagatgatggttgggaatgggaacgcttactcaaatggttacatgttaagcgtggccacacaggctgTGCTGACCTATACAAGCAAGATCTAGCCCGAGGGTTGCCTGtatcagttaagctgtgcgaataagtagtaactgcctgttcagaatgtcgcctacgactcagtaaaGATCATTccagtaaggcgcctcccttacacattcaggacaagaaaacattgtgtcattcatggcagattgattatattgggtccttgagatcatcaggtgagaaaagatacgtcctagtaggagtggagattatctccggCATCACTGTGGCCatcagcttcaaatcagctactggggacaacacagtaAAAGGTCTAAaggggtggttcagcacacttcccctttctgaggaaatccaaagtgataacggttcacactttacctctacagtggtacaagattgggccaaagaagaagggattcgatgggtatttcatactccctcttatcctcaggctaatggcattgttgaatgcaccaatggattggttaagcgttttgcaaaaactcatgaacctggttcgCATTTgtgattggatgatgccatctatcaattaaataacagatggagtggagatggctgtcctaaaatgaaaactttctgtgtatctgccaatatcatcactccaaaagttcccaatgaaccgggaaaatacctaggaagatttcaccctgggcaacctgtgctagtgaaaatgcctcaaactGGAATGGttccaatggtgctagctactcccaaaaatccccatgtatgggaagccaaagactgttcagggaagacacactggatcagcacccggtggatctcgccctcttttTAACCCCATCAGTaaaataagaccgagcagattttcttttcctttgtgtcttacaggaatcttgaatgaactgtacgtggacagatgGATTGGCCTGCGCTAACcctgagtgtctccagggaatcctgacattgatcctggcaataatgttatttttattatgtatggctatctggaggaccaaattctaaaatgatgaattggcagatggaattgatgctattcagttttacctttttatttcctgttgtttgtagtcaaagacatccagagtggccatggtctcaagcttttgttaaacacaatgcgatggcaggaacAAGAAAGGGAGAACTGAGTTTGGCCATTGTAGTTCtacatgaaaatgaggtgttacatgagtggacctggaatagttggtacccaaccctgaaaggtaaggcagggctGGAAATCTAAGTaggatgtagaatgatcaacggttcaaaccatgagaaggccatgagaacaGAGATATTTCACCCTCAGAActcacgctcaatgacaacaaagcactgtgtcaccgacgAGTGGGATTGCTgttataattttactcttgtggaacccactcttgtaacttgttgttggcaacaggatgaaatagcactgctGTTAGAATTCAAGATAGACATAGTTGAACCTGACCCAACTaatgagctttgggataatgcattgtcacagtacactgcaagcactggaacagcagaaaacaaaaaggatttaaatctctccactctggttatacaaggcagtgaagtatattccagagataaatggagatggaaagactcacttcaaatggctaaaatcgaagCCGCCcctggaaagaaaatacacattggttgctgagttatcaatgggtctacttaCCACAGGCCAACTGAGATTAAAACCATCTACGTGGACTCtaccaaaccagaaaaatataacactcaatgttacaaaattatggagccaaattcagattgctggcacaactTCACTTTTACCAAACCTATAGTAGTGTATTGTCTTTGGGGCTATAAGGGCACAGAATTgtcatttgaatttatgattgactcaaatacccCTGAACCtgctgaaaataatggaaaacctaCACCCTCACAAACTTTCCAAGGTGTACCGACTCAGCcttccattagtctaactccttacacctTCAACActggcccttatgttattaaacacacaggccaacaacagatactgtttaatccaaCATATTCCGTCAAATGaatagaattgtcaatgcagattaatatctctgcGATCAAGCctacctgctcaccattcctgagtataTCTTATGCAGGGGGGTCAGCAAGGTTACACAGATGAACTTTTGCCACCTCACAacaactgaagagagatgtgactggtatctcaGGAACAGGACttggagtcttaaatagtatagatgctgagatatttgccaacaaactagtcacaaccactagtgatctagacaaattaaaacatcctctacagtcctctctatcagcattgggaaatcaccaatggcttttatcgaatatattgcctcagtgggaagaaacaggtgaaaaggaccatcagctgatcacaaattcacttggtacaacccaaaataATGTTGCTTTCTTTGGCTGTTAGTTGTATCCAAGCACAATTGTGGATGCAACCTATGACAGCCACAATCGTTAGGGAAGGTGAGTAAGGCACCTAGCCCACCAAAATTctaaaagtaatatgggataatgcaattgagtttgagaaaaaatttcaatcctgATGGTacctggttaatttcacctatgatcccattgagagcaaggccacagcttttgtcttaacaatacgcaatgctttagtatacaccatatacccagtCATCGccctggggttgaatcaccatggagctatactctatccaatagagcatagactgtgggcacaacaaaatgagaataaatggcaaactgttggtgttgacgcatgcgtttcatgAGACCagcaaggattcatttgtgagagtaatactctcaaagcacaagacatttatCTTGACACCACCCAGAATGTTTCTCAGTTTAAGATACATCCcaatgaaaccccagaaactgtgcttgtatatattgggaaagggtgcgtttgcatgaggtctccctgtagtcttttgttcatagatgacatagtagttgatataagtaatcactcaaatctttgtgtttgtaactttactaacattatcggatgtgacttcaattattcagctactgttacgtcttttcaattgctacaatctaattacacattgattcgagatCTGTTGCCTACCCCTGTCGGAATGAATCTCatactggtgaagaagctgctacaaaACGATGACTTGAAGTGACTgctgaaagaggcccaagaaaatgggcAAAGAACTTTGATGACTGTCcgtcatgatgttgaagaaatacaccaagtgctggaaagagtcaagagagacggaggacatgaatGGTGGGACAcactttttggatggtcaccaacagctacaggactttttaaTAAGATGCttcatcctgttgttgttttactagtactcactgtattgtgctttgctttgacagttgttttgtatgttagactttggattatgatgaaaagcttaactcgcttgatcactccacgatatgtatttgcacttgataacCCCCACCCCAAGAGGACAAGTGATATtccctatcagtattgagtattgtggagcttgagtgactgtagtcacggggtggattatatGGAATAATTtataaattggccaagaatacaaaagtacagcattgttcacacattaaggaaaagtataaaatcaagaggcttctgaggtagaaaacagctggagCTGGCATGTGAAGAATGCAACCTCTGTGGTTGCCTGTACAAGGTTGCTTGCGAAGCTACACAATGGATGGAACGAAATGTTATCATTCCATGACCTTGCCTTGTGACGAACAGCAGATATGgtaacgagatggtactatggaaccggtaagctgcctacttgctaccctgagccaacatttcgtcaaattttgatgaaatgttgttctttgtgtgaactttgctcatcgTAATGTACTAAAACACAcgtccatcccagaggctacctgcctccaaggtgcgaccgctccttcttgagtGCACCAGTCATAACAAatgtatttatgactaaagtcactcaaactccactttgaagataaaaaatagtataaaaatagctcaAGAGAGGGgagatatcagggaagacaccattgcgaacaagtcgaggagaactccatcactggcTTCCGGGATCAGTTGATGGGCTGGAagtttcttcccccccatagggatgcctttgtgtaagacttagattataccgagtgtttcctcaggGAACTTAGAagtctctctagagaatctctatcctacatttatagccaggctgta
This sequence is a window from Rissa tridactyla isolate bRisTri1 chromosome 19, bRisTri1.patW.cur.20221130, whole genome shotgun sequence. Protein-coding genes within it:
- the LOC128919226 gene encoding feather keratin Cos2-3-like, with amino-acid sequence MIKASPAPLSLIHFSCLLLLGSQVHLRSQDMSCYDQCQPCQPCRPCGPTPLANSCNEPCVRQCQNSTVVIEPPAVVVTLPGPILSSFPQNTVVGSSTTAAVGSILSCDGVPITSGCCDLSCISRRYCGSRCPPC